A window of Streptomyces sp. SAI-127 contains these coding sequences:
- a CDS encoding undecaprenyl-diphosphate phosphatase has protein sequence MSWFESLVLGLVQGLTEFLPVSSSAHLRLTAAFSGWKDPGAAFTAITQIGTEAAVLIYFRKDIGRIISTWSRSLVKKELRSDHDAQMGWLVIVGSIPIGVLGLLFKDQIEGPFRDLRITATMLIVVGIVIGVADRLAARDENGGRHRAPKQRKGLEDLGVKDGLIFGLCQSMALVPGVSRSGATISGGLFMGYKRESAARYSFLLAIPAVLASGLFELKDAMESDHVSWGPTIFATVIAFVVGYAVIAWFMKFISTKSFMPFVWYRIALGIVIIALVTMGALSPHAAESAG, from the coding sequence ATGTCTTGGTTTGAATCACTCGTCCTCGGACTCGTCCAGGGGCTGACCGAGTTCCTTCCCGTCTCCTCCAGTGCGCATCTGCGCCTGACCGCGGCCTTCTCGGGCTGGAAGGACCCAGGGGCGGCCTTCACCGCGATCACCCAGATCGGCACCGAGGCCGCCGTACTGATCTACTTCCGCAAGGACATCGGGCGGATCATCTCGACGTGGAGCCGTTCGCTGGTCAAGAAGGAGCTGCGCAGCGACCACGACGCCCAGATGGGCTGGCTGGTGATCGTCGGCTCGATCCCCATCGGTGTGCTGGGACTGCTGTTCAAGGACCAGATCGAGGGACCGTTCCGCGACCTGCGCATCACCGCCACGATGTTGATCGTCGTCGGCATCGTCATAGGCGTCGCGGACCGGCTGGCGGCACGCGACGAGAACGGCGGGCGGCATCGCGCGCCCAAGCAGCGCAAGGGACTTGAGGACCTCGGCGTCAAGGACGGCCTGATCTTCGGCCTCTGCCAGTCCATGGCCCTCGTCCCCGGCGTCTCCCGCTCCGGCGCGACGATCAGTGGCGGTCTGTTCATGGGGTACAAGCGCGAGTCCGCCGCGCGCTACTCCTTCCTCCTCGCCATCCCCGCCGTACTGGCCTCCGGCCTCTTCGAGTTGAAGGACGCGATGGAGAGCGACCACGTCTCCTGGGGCCCCACGATCTTCGCCACGGTGATCGCCTTCGTCGTCGGTTACGCGGTCATCGCCTGGTTCATGAAGTTCATCTCGACCAAGAGCTTCATGCCCTTCGTCTGGTACCGCATCGCCCTGGGCATCGTCATCATCGCCCTCGTCACGATGGGCGCCCTGAGCCCCCATGCGGCGGAGTCCGCGGGCTGA
- a CDS encoding helix-turn-helix domain-containing protein has protein sequence MAATRDPRPCSIADALALVGEKYSLLVLREVCLGNGRFDQLVRNIGAPRDILATRLRRLVDAGILTKRVYSERPQRFEYRPTQAGLELEPVLLTLMAWGDRHLREDDDRPMVLEHSCGHELTPVVACSACGGTVVHEDLTSHPQTPGWTVAGPTAA, from the coding sequence ATGGCCGCCACCCGAGACCCGCGCCCCTGCTCCATCGCCGATGCCCTGGCGCTCGTCGGCGAGAAGTACTCCCTGCTCGTGCTGCGGGAGGTCTGCCTGGGCAACGGCCGCTTCGACCAGCTCGTGCGCAACATCGGGGCGCCGCGGGACATCCTGGCCACCCGGCTGCGCCGGCTCGTCGACGCCGGGATCCTGACCAAGCGGGTCTACAGCGAGCGACCGCAGCGCTTCGAGTACCGGCCCACACAGGCGGGGCTCGAACTGGAGCCGGTGCTGCTGACGCTCATGGCGTGGGGTGACCGGCACCTGCGCGAGGACGACGACCGGCCCATGGTCCTGGAGCACAGCTGCGGCCATGAACTGACGCCCGTCGTCGCCTGCTCGGCCTGCGGCGGCACGGTGGTGCACGAGGACCTGACGTCCCATCCGCAGACCCCGGGCTGGACGGTGGCGGGCCCGACGGCCGCGTAA
- a CDS encoding DUF1877 domain-containing protein, protein MALTQQFARVAPDYLDRCRASALDSAGGVPNWDPPAEDLLDAGWGVWGLIRHCRASGAAPGTAALLERTVSGDPDGDVAFLDHDEVYDGFADPPRLLGPTAVADIAHGLDAIDAAALLADLPDSPAEAAAMCGFGPEFAGDIRAHLAAPLAAVRQFYREAALRGWCVVVWVD, encoded by the coding sequence ATGGCCCTCACCCAGCAGTTCGCGAGGGTCGCACCGGACTACCTGGACCGCTGCCGCGCCTCGGCCCTGGACTCGGCGGGCGGGGTACCGAACTGGGACCCACCGGCCGAGGACCTTCTGGACGCGGGCTGGGGGGTGTGGGGCCTGATCCGCCACTGCCGCGCGTCAGGAGCCGCCCCCGGCACGGCGGCCCTGCTCGAACGCACGGTATCCGGCGATCCGGACGGCGATGTCGCATTCCTCGACCACGACGAGGTGTACGACGGCTTCGCGGATCCGCCGCGACTGCTCGGGCCCACTGCCGTCGCCGACATCGCCCACGGGCTCGACGCCATCGACGCGGCCGCCCTGCTCGCGGACCTGCCGGACTCCCCCGCCGAGGCGGCGGCCATGTGCGGCTTCGGCCCGGAGTTCGCCGGGGACATCCGCGCCCACCTGGCCGCACCCCTCGCAGCGGTGCGGCAGTTCTACCGCGAGGCCGCCCTTCGCGGATGGTGCGTGGTCGTCTGGGTCGACTGA